A window of the Acidovorax sp. YS12 genome harbors these coding sequences:
- a CDS encoding LysR family transcriptional regulator has translation MLSRIPPATATRLAMPALPHLTTARRIPPIQCLITFEALARLRSVTQTADELCVTPSAVSHRVKQLEHILGTRLFGRSDFSLTADGSGYLGQVREGLAALQRLPGAAVAPGRKRLTLAVTPTFARAILIPRLRQFTEAYPEIDLALQVSVPLLDGVAEDADLVVRFGPGHYADMEHVELARDVLTPLASPGFVREYGPFERPGDLEGQPLLRSPLEPWRTWFAAAGLDWGEPREGSQFNDVGLMCDAAAAGMGVAPVRLKLGAPWLERGTLVRLFDTVAASPYAHYLCWKTGTMERWECAAFAEWLRRAMV, from the coding sequence ATGCTTTCTCGGATTCCGCCCGCCACTGCCACCCGCCTTGCCATGCCCGCGCTCCCCCACCTGACCACGGCACGCCGCATTCCGCCCATCCAGTGCCTCATCACCTTCGAGGCGCTGGCGCGCCTGCGCAGCGTGACGCAGACGGCCGACGAGCTGTGCGTGACGCCCAGCGCCGTGAGCCACCGCGTCAAGCAGCTCGAACACATCCTGGGCACGCGCCTGTTCGGCCGCAGCGACTTCTCCCTCACGGCCGACGGCAGCGGCTACCTGGGCCAGGTGCGCGAGGGGCTGGCCGCGCTGCAGCGCCTGCCCGGCGCTGCCGTGGCGCCGGGGCGCAAGCGCCTGACGCTGGCCGTCACGCCCACCTTCGCGCGCGCCATCCTGATTCCGCGCCTGCGCCAGTTCACCGAGGCCTACCCCGAGATCGACCTGGCGCTGCAGGTCTCGGTCCCGCTGCTCGACGGCGTGGCCGAGGACGCCGACCTGGTGGTGCGCTTCGGCCCGGGCCACTACGCCGACATGGAGCACGTGGAGCTGGCGCGCGACGTGCTCACGCCCCTGGCGTCGCCCGGCTTCGTGCGCGAATACGGCCCGTTCGAGCGCCCCGGGGATCTGGAGGGCCAGCCCCTGCTGCGCAGCCCGCTGGAGCCCTGGCGCACCTGGTTCGCCGCCGCCGGGCTGGACTGGGGCGAGCCGCGCGAAGGCTCGCAGTTCAACGACGTGGGCCTGATGTGCGACGCCGCGGCCGCCGGCATGGGCGTGGCGCCCGTGCGGCTCAAGCTGGGCGCGCCCTGGCTGGAGCGCGGCACGCTGGTGCGGCTGTTCGACACCGTGGCGGCCAGCCCCTACGCGCACTACCTGTGCTGGAAAACCGGCACCATGGAGCGCTGGGAGTGCGCGGCCTTCGCCGAGTGGCTGCGCCGCGCCATGGTGTGA
- a CDS encoding FAD-binding protein: MSNPPSPSERAARQREVVQALSACVPPHALLWQAEDTTPYECDGLTAYRQRPLVVCLPETGEQVQAVLRACHRLQVPVVARGAGTGLSGGAMPHALGVTLSLAKFNRILRVDPASRTATVQCGVRNLAISEAAAQHGLYYAPDPSSQIACTIGGNVAENSGGVHCLKYGLTVHNVLRVRGYTMEGEPIAFGSHALDTPGLDLLAAVIGSEGMLAVATEVTVRLIPRPQLARCIMASFDDVRKAGDAVAAVIAAGIIPAGLEMMDKPMTAAVEDFVKAGYDLAAEAILLCESDGTPEEVEEEIQRMSAVLRGAGATAISVSQGEEERLRFWSGRKNAFPASGRISPDYMCMDSTIPRKRLADILLAIAAMEKKYGLRCVNVFHAGDGNLHPLILFDANDPDQLHRCELFGADILETSVAMGGTVTGEHGVGVEKLNSMCTQFTAEENAQMAALKQAFDPAGLLNPGKVVPTLHRCAEYGKMLVRGGRIAHPDLPRF; encoded by the coding sequence ATGAGTAATCCGCCCAGCCCCTCCGAACGCGCCGCGCGCCAGCGCGAGGTCGTCCAGGCCCTCTCGGCCTGCGTGCCGCCGCACGCCCTGCTGTGGCAGGCCGAGGACACCACGCCCTACGAGTGCGACGGCCTCACCGCCTACCGCCAGCGCCCGCTGGTGGTCTGCCTGCCCGAGACCGGGGAGCAGGTGCAGGCCGTGCTGCGCGCCTGCCACCGCCTGCAGGTGCCCGTGGTGGCGCGCGGCGCGGGCACCGGCCTGTCGGGCGGCGCCATGCCGCACGCGCTGGGTGTGACGCTGTCGCTCGCCAAGTTCAACCGCATCCTGCGCGTCGATCCGGCCAGCCGCACCGCCACCGTGCAGTGCGGCGTGCGCAACCTCGCCATCAGCGAGGCCGCCGCCCAGCACGGCCTGTACTACGCGCCCGACCCGAGCAGCCAGATCGCCTGCACCATCGGCGGCAACGTCGCCGAGAACTCGGGCGGCGTGCACTGCCTGAAGTACGGCCTGACGGTGCACAACGTGCTGCGCGTGCGCGGCTACACCATGGAGGGCGAGCCCATCGCGTTCGGCAGCCACGCGCTCGACACGCCGGGCCTGGACCTGCTGGCCGCCGTGATCGGCAGCGAGGGCATGCTGGCCGTGGCCACCGAGGTCACCGTGCGCCTCATCCCCCGGCCGCAGCTGGCGCGCTGCATCATGGCCAGCTTCGACGACGTGCGCAAGGCCGGCGACGCGGTGGCGGCGGTGATCGCCGCGGGCATCATCCCGGCGGGCCTGGAGATGATGGACAAGCCCATGACCGCCGCCGTGGAGGACTTCGTCAAGGCCGGCTACGACCTCGCGGCCGAGGCCATCCTGCTGTGCGAGAGCGACGGCACGCCCGAGGAGGTGGAGGAGGAAATCCAGCGCATGAGCGCGGTGCTGCGCGGCGCGGGCGCCACGGCCATTTCGGTCAGCCAGGGCGAGGAGGAGCGCCTGCGCTTCTGGAGCGGGCGCAAGAACGCCTTCCCGGCCAGCGGCCGCATCAGCCCCGACTACATGTGCATGGATTCGACCATCCCGCGCAAGCGCCTGGCCGACATCCTGCTGGCCATCGCCGCGATGGAGAAGAAATACGGCCTGCGCTGCGTCAACGTGTTCCACGCGGGCGACGGCAACCTGCACCCGCTGATCCTGTTCGATGCCAACGACCCCGACCAGCTGCACCGCTGCGAGCTGTTCGGCGCCGACATCCTGGAGACCAGCGTGGCCATGGGCGGCACCGTGACCGGCGAGCACGGCGTGGGCGTGGAGAAGCTCAACAGCATGTGCACCCAGTTCACCGCCGAGGAGAACGCGCAGATGGCCGCGCTCAAGCAGGCGTTCGACCCCGCCGGGCTGCTCAACCCCGGCAAGGTGGTGCCGACCCTGCACCGCTGCGCCGAATACGGAAAGATGCTGGTGCGCGGCGGCCGCATCGCGCACCCGGACTTGCCACGGTTCTGA
- a CDS encoding XRE family transcriptional regulator, which translates to MQEARTHFAQRLRDAMAAAGYDAKPSVLEREFNTRHWGKPMTLHGVRRWLLGETMPDHKKLVTLAEWLGTSVQELGYGERAAAPQAARSQPLWHAGMGYQDRELFEVYLRLPVPQRRLARDVILAIARAHAAEEAERKAR; encoded by the coding sequence ATGCAGGAAGCAAGAACCCACTTTGCGCAACGGTTACGCGATGCCATGGCCGCGGCGGGCTACGATGCCAAGCCGTCGGTGCTGGAGCGCGAATTCAACACGCGCCACTGGGGCAAGCCGATGACCCTGCACGGCGTGCGCCGCTGGCTGCTGGGCGAGACCATGCCGGACCACAAGAAGCTCGTGACGCTGGCCGAGTGGCTCGGAACCAGCGTGCAGGAGCTGGGCTACGGCGAGCGCGCGGCGGCGCCCCAGGCTGCCCGTTCGCAGCCGCTGTGGCATGCCGGCATGGGCTACCAGGACCGCGAGCTGTTCGAGGTCTACCTGCGCCTGCCCGTGCCCCAGCGCCGCCTGGCGCGCGATGTGATCCTCGCCATCGCGCGCGCCCACGCGGCCGAGGAGGCGGAGCGCAAGGCCCGCTGA
- a CDS encoding alanine--glyoxylate aminotransferase family protein, protein MPGLLPDIDPDGLLEFSVVYTDRALNHMSRRFTGVMQDILATLKEVYHAHTAVLVPGSGTFGMEAVARQFANREKVLIVRNGWFSYRWTQIFDADKGLGGGAVVCKARKQGDGPQAPWAPCPAAEVAAAIRAERPKVVFAPHVETASGILLSDDYLRAVSAAAHEVGALFVLDCVASGAMWADMQATGVDVLISAPQKGWSGSPCCAMVMLSARAREAIDGTQSSSFSCDLKKWMQIAEGYEKGQHAYHTTMPTDALVRLRDVMLETRAYGFAKVRDEQIALGAQVRALLESRGFPSVAAEGWKAPGVVVSYTTDPGIQNASKFAAVGLQTASGVPLQCDEGADFMTFRIGLFGLEKWHNVERTVGHLRDALDKVAPRG, encoded by the coding sequence ATGCCTGGACTCCTGCCCGATATCGATCCCGATGGCCTGCTCGAATTCTCGGTGGTCTACACCGACCGCGCGCTCAACCACATGTCCAGGCGCTTCACCGGCGTGATGCAGGACATCCTGGCCACGCTCAAGGAGGTCTACCACGCCCACACCGCCGTGCTGGTGCCCGGCAGCGGCACCTTCGGCATGGAGGCCGTGGCGCGCCAGTTCGCCAACCGCGAGAAGGTGCTGATCGTGCGCAACGGCTGGTTCAGCTACCGCTGGACGCAGATCTTCGACGCCGACAAGGGCCTGGGTGGCGGCGCCGTGGTGTGCAAGGCGCGCAAGCAGGGCGATGGCCCGCAGGCCCCCTGGGCGCCCTGCCCGGCCGCCGAAGTGGCGGCCGCCATCCGCGCCGAAAGGCCGAAGGTGGTGTTCGCGCCGCACGTGGAGACGGCCAGCGGCATCCTCCTGTCCGACGACTACCTGCGCGCCGTGAGCGCTGCGGCGCACGAGGTGGGCGCGCTGTTCGTGCTCGACTGCGTGGCCTCGGGCGCCATGTGGGCGGACATGCAGGCCACCGGCGTGGACGTGCTGATTTCCGCCCCGCAAAAGGGCTGGAGCGGCTCGCCCTGCTGCGCCATGGTGATGCTCAGCGCGCGCGCGCGTGAAGCCATCGACGGCACGCAGAGCAGCAGCTTCTCGTGCGACCTGAAGAAGTGGATGCAGATCGCCGAAGGTTACGAAAAAGGCCAGCATGCCTACCACACCACCATGCCCACCGACGCGCTGGTGCGCCTGCGCGACGTGATGCTGGAGACGCGCGCCTACGGCTTCGCCAAGGTGCGCGACGAACAGATCGCCCTGGGCGCCCAGGTGCGCGCGCTGCTGGAGTCGCGCGGCTTTCCCAGCGTGGCCGCCGAGGGCTGGAAGGCGCCCGGCGTGGTGGTGAGCTACACCACCGACCCGGGCATCCAGAACGCGAGCAAGTTCGCCGCCGTGGGCCTGCAGACCGCCTCGGGCGTGCCGCTGCAGTGCGACGAGGGCGCGGACTTCATGACCTTCCGCATCGGCCTGTTCGGCCTGGAGAAATGGCACAACGTGGAGCGCACCGTGGGGCACCTGCGCGACGCGCTGGACAAGGTGGCGCCGCGCGGCTGA
- a CDS encoding indolepyruvate ferredoxin oxidoreductase family protein translates to MTTALATRPAADVTLDEKYELASGWTFMSGTQALVRLPLQQRLCDVAAGRNTAGFISGYRGSPLGRYDMELWRNAERLKAHHIHFQPGVNEDLAATAVWGSQYVGIFPGARYDGVFSIWYGKTPGVDRSADVLRHANAAGTAPWGGALALCGDDHAAKSSTQAAQSDQILIATGIPVLYPANVQDILDFGLHGIAMSRHAGCWVGLKLVTDVVESSGSVQVGVGRPHTTAPAPLPTQPADGLNIRRFDGPLPQEARLYEHKLHAALEYARANGLNRVALDSAAPRLGIVAAGKSYADVRQALLELGLDEAAASAHGIRLLKVGMVWPLDPHAIEDFAQGLQTLLVVEEKRNVLEDQIKAILFDAPGLRGVRVAGKYHGANGWARTRGAPGLPSTGELAPPAIAALVARLLGLPGCEGAAPAAVPKGGPVRLPNFCSGCPHNTSTQLPEGSRALAGIGCHAIASLQRPQTTGTISHMGGEGVMWVGQAPFTDEPHVFANLGDGTYFHSGFLAIRQAVAAKVRITYKLLVNGFVSMTGGQLVDGELSVPQMAAELLAEGVGRIVVVADDPGRYDGVALPPGVAVEHRRALERVQRELREFTGVSVLIYDQVCATERRRLRKRGKVPDPDQRSFINSAVCEGCGDCSAKSNCMSIEPLPTELGRKRRINQSSCNKDFSCVEGFCPSFVTVHGATPRRGKARALPESDLALPEAALPALDGARPYGVLVTGIGGTGVVTVGAILGMAAHLDGKAASTLDVTGLAQKYGAVMSHIRIAADAAQLQSTRLAAGEADLLVGCDLVVSAGDEALSKFRAGRTRAVVDTSVAPTSEFTRNPDWQLDAQALQQRIAAAAGGGAQLALVEATRLAVALMGDTIAANLFLLGFAWQRGWLPVARAAIERAIALNGVSVDFNLKSFLWGRRAAHDGAAVQALAEPAGTQKVVQFQPRLACLADVLADRGARLAAFQNPAYAERHARLVQRVAAAEQAAGGGERLATAVARYYFKLLAYKDEFEVARLYSTPEFRAELAQAFEDGYRLHFHLGAWPFAGKDPVTGLPRKRELGPWAWQALRLLARLRGLRGTVLDPFRHNAERRLALRLIADYEQDVERLVAGLTPERLALAIETAQWPEQVRGFGHVREASVQKTGALRAALAQRWAQADAPQQARAA, encoded by the coding sequence ATGACCACAGCCTTGGCAACCCGCCCCGCGGCGGATGTGACACTGGACGAAAAATACGAGCTGGCGAGCGGCTGGACCTTCATGTCCGGCACGCAGGCGCTGGTGCGCCTGCCGCTGCAGCAGCGCCTGTGCGACGTGGCCGCGGGGCGCAACACGGCGGGCTTCATCAGCGGCTACCGTGGCTCGCCGCTGGGCCGCTACGACATGGAGCTGTGGCGCAACGCCGAGCGGCTGAAGGCGCACCACATCCACTTCCAGCCCGGCGTGAACGAGGACCTGGCGGCCACCGCCGTGTGGGGCTCGCAGTACGTGGGCATCTTCCCCGGCGCGCGCTACGACGGCGTGTTCAGCATCTGGTACGGCAAGACGCCCGGCGTGGACCGCAGCGCCGACGTGCTGCGCCACGCCAACGCCGCGGGCACCGCGCCCTGGGGCGGCGCGCTGGCGCTGTGCGGCGACGACCACGCGGCCAAGTCCTCCACGCAGGCCGCGCAGTCGGACCAGATCCTGATCGCCACCGGCATCCCCGTGCTCTACCCGGCCAACGTGCAGGACATCCTCGATTTCGGCCTGCACGGCATCGCCATGAGCCGCCATGCCGGCTGCTGGGTCGGGCTCAAGCTGGTGACCGACGTGGTCGAGTCCTCGGGCAGCGTGCAGGTGGGCGTGGGCCGCCCGCACACCACCGCGCCCGCGCCGCTGCCCACGCAGCCGGCCGACGGGCTGAACATCCGCCGCTTCGACGGGCCGCTGCCGCAGGAGGCGCGCCTGTACGAGCACAAGCTGCACGCCGCGCTGGAGTACGCGCGCGCCAACGGGCTCAACCGCGTGGCGCTCGACAGCGCCGCGCCGCGCCTGGGCATCGTCGCGGCGGGCAAGAGCTATGCCGACGTGCGCCAGGCGCTGCTGGAACTGGGGCTGGACGAGGCCGCCGCCAGCGCCCACGGCATCCGGCTGCTGAAGGTCGGCATGGTCTGGCCGCTCGATCCGCACGCCATCGAGGACTTCGCCCAGGGCCTGCAGACGCTGCTGGTGGTGGAGGAAAAGCGCAACGTGCTGGAGGACCAGATCAAGGCCATCCTGTTCGACGCGCCGGGCCTGCGCGGTGTGCGCGTGGCCGGCAAGTACCACGGGGCCAACGGGTGGGCGCGCACGCGCGGCGCGCCGGGCCTGCCGTCGACGGGCGAGCTGGCGCCGCCGGCCATCGCCGCGCTGGTCGCGCGGCTGCTCGGCCTGCCGGGCTGCGAGGGCGCCGCCCCGGCCGCCGTGCCCAAGGGCGGGCCGGTGCGCCTGCCCAACTTCTGCTCGGGCTGCCCGCACAACACCTCCACCCAGTTGCCCGAGGGCAGCCGCGCGCTGGCGGGCATTGGCTGCCACGCCATCGCCTCGCTGCAGCGGCCGCAGACCACCGGCACCATTTCGCACATGGGCGGCGAGGGCGTGATGTGGGTCGGCCAGGCGCCGTTCACCGACGAGCCGCACGTCTTCGCCAACCTGGGCGACGGCACCTACTTCCACTCGGGCTTCCTGGCCATCCGCCAGGCCGTCGCGGCCAAGGTGCGCATCACCTACAAGCTGCTGGTCAACGGTTTCGTCTCCATGACCGGCGGTCAGCTGGTGGACGGCGAGCTGTCGGTGCCGCAGATGGCCGCCGAGCTGCTGGCCGAGGGCGTGGGCCGCATCGTGGTGGTGGCCGACGACCCGGGCCGCTACGACGGCGTGGCGCTGCCCCCGGGCGTGGCCGTGGAGCACCGGCGCGCGCTGGAGCGCGTGCAGCGCGAACTGCGCGAATTCACCGGCGTGTCGGTGCTGATCTACGACCAGGTGTGCGCCACCGAGCGCCGCCGCTTGCGCAAGCGCGGCAAGGTCCCCGACCCGGACCAGCGCAGCTTCATCAACAGCGCCGTGTGCGAGGGCTGCGGCGACTGCAGCGCCAAGTCCAACTGCATGTCCATCGAGCCGCTGCCCACCGAGCTGGGGCGCAAGCGGCGCATCAACCAGTCGTCGTGCAACAAGGATTTTTCCTGCGTCGAGGGCTTCTGCCCCAGCTTCGTCACCGTGCACGGCGCCACGCCCCGGCGCGGCAAGGCGCGCGCGCTGCCCGAATCGGACCTGGCGCTGCCCGAGGCCGCCTTGCCCGCGCTCGACGGCGCGCGGCCCTACGGCGTGCTGGTCACCGGCATCGGCGGTACGGGCGTGGTGACGGTGGGCGCCATCCTGGGCATGGCCGCGCACCTGGACGGCAAGGCCGCCAGCACGCTCGACGTGACGGGCCTGGCGCAGAAGTACGGCGCCGTGATGTCGCACATCCGCATCGCCGCCGACGCGGCGCAACTGCAGTCCACGCGGCTGGCGGCGGGCGAGGCCGACCTGCTGGTGGGCTGCGACCTGGTGGTCAGCGCCGGGGACGAGGCGCTGTCCAAGTTCCGCGCCGGGCGCACCCGCGCCGTGGTGGACACCAGCGTGGCGCCCACCAGCGAATTCACGCGCAACCCCGACTGGCAGCTCGACGCGCAGGCGCTGCAGCAGCGCATTGCCGCCGCCGCGGGCGGCGGCGCGCAGCTCGCCCTGGTCGAGGCCACGCGCCTGGCCGTGGCGCTGATGGGCGACACCATCGCCGCCAACCTGTTCCTGCTGGGCTTTGCCTGGCAGCGCGGCTGGCTGCCGGTGGCGCGCGCGGCCATCGAGCGGGCCATCGCGCTCAACGGCGTGAGCGTGGACTTCAACCTCAAGAGCTTCCTGTGGGGCCGCCGCGCCGCGCACGACGGCGCCGCCGTGCAGGCGCTGGCCGAGCCCGCCGGCACGCAGAAGGTGGTGCAGTTCCAGCCGCGCCTGGCATGCCTGGCCGACGTGCTGGCCGACCGTGGCGCGCGCCTGGCCGCGTTCCAGAACCCCGCCTACGCCGAGCGCCACGCCCGCCTGGTGCAGCGCGTGGCGGCGGCCGAGCAGGCCGCCGGCGGCGGCGAGCGCCTGGCCACCGCCGTGGCGCGCTACTACTTCAAGCTGCTGGCGTACAAGGACGAGTTCGAGGTGGCGCGCCTGTACAGCACGCCCGAATTCCGCGCCGAGCTGGCGCAGGCCTTCGAGGACGGCTACCGGCTGCACTTCCACCTCGGCGCCTGGCCCTTCGCAGGCAAGGACCCGGTGACGGGCCTGCCGCGCAAGCGCGAACTCGGGCCCTGGGCCTGGCAGGCGCTGCGCCTGCTGGCGCGCCTGCGCGGCCTGCGCGGCACGGTGCTGGACCCGTTCCGCCACAACGCCGAACGGCGCCTGGCGCTGCGCCTGATCGCCGACTACGAGCAGGACGTGGAGCGCCTGGTCGCCGGCCTCACGCCCGAGCGCCTGGCGCTGGCCATCGAGACGGCGCAGTGGCCCGAGCAGGTGCGCGGCTTCGGCCACGTGCGCGAGGCCAGCGTGCAGAAGACCGGCGCGCTGCGCGCCGCACTGGCGCAGCGCTGGGCGCAGGCCGACGCGCCCCAGCAGGCGCGCGCGGCCTAA
- a CDS encoding ABC transporter substrate-binding protein → MTHIPHFTRRAAVLAAALGATLGAAPARAQGEPPIRIGISTAVQLQIGRDTRDGAQLAIDEINAKGGLLGRKLAMVVADETEDPEKGISAIKKLTADEKVDAIVGGYTSGVVLAQLPHIAAAKTVYINVGAASPAINAKVKQNYEANKYIFRIGTLNSLHLAGGLVSYMTDYLHGELGMKKFAIVGESAKWVQDLIPVLKRGATAKGLDVVMAETFDTGTTNFSPLLSKVKNSGAEYMVVILSHASSDVLAKQWYDARIPVPYGGIDVKGQDTDFFERVGGKAVTAVAGNYIVRAPLSPRTLPFLDAFKARYKRETVYTGAGAYDAVHAWADAVARANSVQADAVIKALEKVDMPITTGRLQLDDTHDVKAGPGLVNMLWVQWQEGGKRVILWPREARTGDFAKPQWMQ, encoded by the coding sequence ATGACGCACATTCCCCACTTCACCCGCCGCGCCGCGGTCCTGGCCGCCGCGCTGGGCGCCACGCTGGGCGCCGCGCCCGCCCGCGCGCAGGGCGAGCCGCCGATCAGGATCGGCATCAGCACGGCGGTGCAACTGCAGATCGGGCGCGACACGCGCGACGGCGCGCAGCTCGCCATCGACGAGATCAACGCCAAGGGCGGCCTGCTCGGGCGCAAGCTGGCGATGGTGGTGGCCGACGAGACCGAGGACCCGGAGAAGGGCATCAGCGCCATCAAGAAGCTGACGGCCGACGAGAAGGTGGACGCCATCGTCGGCGGCTACACCTCGGGCGTGGTGCTGGCGCAGCTGCCGCACATCGCGGCGGCCAAGACGGTGTACATCAACGTGGGCGCGGCCTCGCCCGCCATCAACGCCAAGGTCAAGCAGAACTACGAAGCCAACAAGTACATCTTCCGCATCGGCACGCTCAACTCGCTGCACCTGGCGGGCGGCCTGGTGAGCTACATGACCGACTACCTGCACGGCGAGCTGGGCATGAAGAAGTTCGCCATCGTCGGCGAGAGCGCCAAGTGGGTGCAGGATCTGATCCCCGTGCTCAAGCGGGGCGCCACGGCCAAGGGCCTGGACGTGGTGATGGCCGAGACCTTCGACACCGGCACCACCAACTTCTCGCCGCTGCTGTCCAAGGTGAAGAACAGCGGCGCCGAGTACATGGTGGTGATCCTGTCGCACGCCTCCAGCGACGTGCTGGCCAAGCAGTGGTACGACGCGCGCATACCCGTGCCCTACGGCGGCATCGACGTGAAGGGGCAGGACACCGATTTCTTCGAGCGCGTGGGCGGCAAGGCCGTCACCGCCGTGGCGGGCAACTACATCGTGCGCGCGCCGCTGTCGCCGCGCACCCTGCCGTTCCTCGACGCCTTCAAGGCGCGCTACAAGCGCGAAACCGTGTACACCGGCGCGGGCGCCTACGACGCCGTGCACGCCTGGGCCGACGCGGTGGCGCGCGCCAATTCGGTTCAGGCCGACGCCGTCATCAAGGCGCTGGAGAAGGTGGACATGCCCATCACCACCGGCCGCCTGCAGCTCGACGACACGCACGACGTGAAGGCCGGCCCCGGCCTGGTGAACATGCTGTGGGTGCAGTGGCAGGAGGGCGGCAAGCGCGTCATCCTCTGGCCCAGGGAGGCGCGCACCGGCGACTTCGCCAAGCCGCAGTGGATGCAGTGA
- a CDS encoding branched-chain amino acid ABC transporter permease, which translates to MTDILVHGAVTSAIYAMLAVGFTLVFGVARILNLAHGAFYMLGAYFTYLFATLLGLPLALAALAAIAATAGLGWAVERWLIRPQRDSSMAVMMVTMAFLLVAEQVLLVTFGSEVVNVPAFADAKFSLGGADIGGQQLLTLATAVAALAVLWLLIQRTRAGAAILALSQDPLAAQYMGIPTDRVYGRVVALSAALAALAGVMAGPFLSTSPHMAMPALTKAFAIVIVGGLGSLPGSILAAILLGYAETAVAYLVSSSWTEVVSLAAVLLTLLLRPAGLRGKRAAF; encoded by the coding sequence ATGACGGACATCCTGGTTCACGGCGCGGTCACCAGCGCCATCTACGCCATGCTGGCGGTGGGCTTCACGCTGGTGTTCGGCGTGGCGCGCATCCTCAACCTGGCGCACGGCGCGTTCTACATGCTCGGCGCCTACTTCACCTACCTGTTCGCCACGCTGCTCGGCCTGCCGCTGGCGCTGGCGGCGCTGGCCGCCATCGCCGCCACGGCGGGCCTGGGCTGGGCCGTGGAGCGCTGGTTGATCCGGCCGCAGCGCGACTCCAGCATGGCGGTGATGATGGTCACCATGGCCTTCCTGCTGGTGGCCGAGCAGGTGCTGCTGGTGACCTTCGGCTCCGAGGTCGTCAACGTGCCGGCCTTCGCCGACGCCAAGTTCAGCCTGGGCGGCGCCGACATTGGCGGCCAGCAGCTGCTGACCCTGGCCACGGCGGTGGCGGCGCTGGCCGTGCTGTGGCTGCTGATCCAGCGCACGCGCGCCGGCGCGGCTATCCTGGCGCTGTCGCAGGACCCGCTGGCCGCGCAGTACATGGGCATTCCCACCGACCGCGTGTACGGCCGCGTGGTGGCCCTGTCGGCCGCGCTGGCGGCGCTGGCCGGGGTGATGGCCGGGCCCTTCCTGTCCACCTCGCCGCACATGGCCATGCCCGCGCTGACCAAGGCCTTCGCCATCGTCATCGTCGGCGGCCTGGGCTCGCTGCCGGGCAGCATCCTGGCGGCCATCCTGCTGGGCTACGCCGAAACGGCAGTGGCCTACCTGGTGTCCTCCTCGTGGACCGAGGTGGTGTCGCTCGCCGCCGTGTTGCTGACGCTGCTGCTGCGTCCCGCCGGCCTGCGCGGAAAACGCGCCGCTTTCTGA
- a CDS encoding branched-chain amino acid ABC transporter permease has translation MKITLRQSLALAAALALLAAVPWLGSAYMTGVFTVCLIYAIWAMGWDFFSGLTGRENFGYPLFIGIGAYATGYLDANHGLSPWLGLFVAMGMSALLGLAIGFPTLRLKGPYFALATLAAAAIAQRMLLILWDITGGEEGIQGLTPLVLDTVRYYYLVLGVALASGAVLVGLSRSRWGLLLRAIRGDEAGCQAAGINVTFYKIAALVISAVFAGLGGALYASYQMQVSPQIVSVLMLVAVVTMVYVGGIGSVYGAAGGAIVLSLLGEMLRSAGEYRLLVYALLLIVVIFFLRGGLVAPLWRRLGKGATP, from the coding sequence ATGAAAATCACCCTTCGACAATCCCTGGCGCTGGCCGCCGCGCTGGCGCTGCTGGCCGCCGTGCCCTGGCTGGGCAGCGCCTACATGACGGGCGTGTTCACCGTCTGCCTGATCTACGCCATCTGGGCCATGGGCTGGGACTTCTTCTCGGGCCTGACCGGGCGCGAGAACTTCGGCTACCCGCTGTTCATCGGCATCGGCGCCTACGCCACCGGCTACCTGGACGCCAACCACGGCCTCTCGCCCTGGCTCGGCCTCTTCGTGGCCATGGGCATGTCGGCGCTGCTGGGCCTGGCCATCGGCTTTCCCACGCTGCGCCTGAAGGGCCCGTACTTCGCGCTGGCCACGCTGGCGGCGGCGGCCATCGCGCAGCGCATGCTGCTGATCCTGTGGGACATCACGGGCGGCGAGGAAGGCATCCAGGGCCTGACGCCGCTGGTGCTGGACACGGTGCGGTACTACTACCTGGTGCTGGGCGTGGCGCTGGCCAGCGGCGCGGTGCTGGTCGGTCTGTCGCGCTCGCGCTGGGGGCTGCTGCTGCGCGCCATCCGCGGCGACGAGGCGGGCTGCCAGGCCGCGGGCATCAACGTCACGTTCTACAAGATCGCCGCGCTGGTCATCAGCGCCGTGTTCGCGGGCCTGGGCGGCGCGCTGTACGCCAGCTACCAGATGCAGGTCAGCCCGCAGATCGTCTCGGTGCTGATGCTGGTGGCCGTGGTCACCATGGTCTACGTGGGCGGCATCGGCTCGGTCTACGGCGCGGCGGGCGGCGCCATCGTGCTGTCGCTGCTGGGCGAGATGCTGCGCAGCGCGGGCGAGTACCGGCTGCTGGTCTATGCGCTGCTGCTCATCGTGGTGATCTTCTTCCTGCGCGGCGGCCTGGTCGCGCCGCTGTGGCGCAGGCTGGGCAAGGGGGCCACGCCATGA